A window of Corallococcus macrosporus DSM 14697 contains these coding sequences:
- a CDS encoding thermonuclease family protein: protein MRALKVTKRGGALLGWGAVAWLLAACGVDSGASCGPASGRVTEVLDGDTVVLESGERVRYLLADAPERTGAGGDCFGPEAHAFNRGLVEGRRVTLAYGEACEDRYGRLLAYVSVEGREVNTLLVERGHACVLHVPPAGRSRRAEFESLEAQARLARRGVWGACAPVPCQR, encoded by the coding sequence ATGCGCGCCTTGAAGGTGACGAAGCGCGGCGGGGCCCTGCTGGGGTGGGGCGCGGTGGCCTGGCTGCTGGCGGCCTGCGGCGTTGATTCAGGGGCGTCATGCGGCCCTGCCTCCGGACGGGTGACGGAGGTCCTGGACGGGGACACGGTCGTCCTGGAGAGCGGCGAGCGCGTCCGCTACCTGCTCGCGGATGCGCCGGAGCGCACCGGCGCGGGCGGCGACTGCTTCGGCCCGGAGGCGCACGCGTTCAACCGGGGGCTCGTGGAGGGCAGGCGGGTGACGTTGGCGTATGGCGAGGCGTGCGAGGACCGCTACGGCCGGCTCCTCGCCTATGTGTCCGTGGAGGGGCGGGAGGTGAACACGCTGCTGGTGGAGCGAGGCCATGCCTGTGTCCTCCATGTCCCGCCCGCGGGCCGCTCCAGGCGCGCGGAGTTCGAGTCCCTGGAGGCCCAGGCCCGGCTGGCCAGACGGGGCGTGTGGGGCGCCTGCGCGCCCGTGCCGTGCCAGCGGTGA
- a CDS encoding PAS domain-containing sensor histidine kinase, with product MSPRATSSRTLADLLEVLREDIGRRWLAGVGAALGALAPLAGAGTGGLLNFVAALGPLLRTPSQAARLAEARALGREHGRERYLAGFSINSLVLEYGALREAILESLESVGWAPALAELRALTQVLDAGLTEAVGQSSLEDERASRATGEWLHGLLDHAPTIIYAKDTAGRYLYVNHGFERAAGKLRRDVLGRTDFDLFAREMASSFVENDRTVLATGQQLTLDEAVRLKDGEHVYQTLKFPLPDVQGRVIGVCGFSTDFTEAKRLERERDEAREHLRRIVTQLPVVLWATDARGIITLFEGEGLSALGLERGAYVGRSAFDVYQDRPDLLAATLRAQEGQTFTLEVEMAGSYFMTGVSPVIGPDGQVMSVAGVSLDISERRRAEEVLRQSEMRYRLATLATSDVIYDWDLSTGRIEWSELAAVQFRLPPDDAPHDVTWWTEHIHPEDRARVAQDIQDVIDRGADHWTDEYRFLRGDGTWAVIADRGQVVRDAEGHAVRMVGAMQDITERRATEQEAKRRAEFEQLLIGIVSHDLRNPLSAISMSATALLRREGLDERLRKGLGRILSSAGRATRLLRDLLDFTQARLGGGIPMEPQWLDLHELTRQVVDEVRLARPERTLVLECRGDGYGQWDADRLAQVITNLVNNALSYSPDHCPVRIRTHGLRDDVVLTVHNAGEPIEPELRARLFEPMKRAERKSTRGGLGLGLYIVKHIVDAHGGAVRVHSTGQEGTTFQARLPRRLPRPACPDVDVS from the coding sequence ATGAGCCCTCGCGCCACGTCATCGCGCACGTTGGCGGACCTGCTGGAGGTCCTGCGAGAGGACATTGGCCGGCGCTGGCTCGCGGGGGTGGGCGCCGCGCTGGGGGCGCTCGCGCCCCTGGCGGGGGCGGGCACGGGAGGGCTGCTCAACTTCGTGGCGGCGCTGGGGCCGCTGCTGCGGACGCCCTCCCAGGCGGCGCGCCTGGCGGAGGCCCGCGCCCTGGGCCGCGAGCACGGGCGGGAGCGCTACCTGGCGGGCTTCAGCATCAACTCGCTGGTGCTCGAATATGGCGCGCTGCGAGAAGCCATCCTCGAAAGCCTGGAGTCCGTGGGCTGGGCTCCCGCGCTCGCGGAGCTGCGCGCCCTGACCCAGGTGCTGGACGCGGGGCTCACGGAGGCGGTGGGCCAGTCCTCGCTGGAGGACGAGCGGGCCTCGCGGGCCACGGGAGAGTGGCTGCACGGGCTGCTCGACCACGCGCCCACCATCATCTACGCCAAGGACACGGCGGGCCGGTACCTCTACGTGAACCACGGCTTCGAGCGGGCCGCCGGCAAGCTCCGGCGCGACGTGCTGGGGCGCACCGACTTCGACCTGTTCGCCAGGGAGATGGCCAGCAGCTTCGTCGAGAATGACCGGACCGTGCTGGCCACCGGCCAGCAGCTCACCCTCGACGAAGCCGTGCGGCTCAAGGATGGCGAGCACGTCTACCAGACGCTCAAGTTCCCCCTGCCGGACGTGCAGGGACGCGTGATTGGCGTGTGCGGCTTCTCCACGGACTTCACCGAGGCGAAGCGCCTGGAGCGTGAGCGGGACGAAGCGCGAGAGCACCTTCGCCGCATCGTCACCCAACTGCCCGTGGTCCTCTGGGCCACGGACGCGCGGGGCATCATCACCCTCTTCGAGGGCGAGGGGCTGAGCGCGCTCGGGCTGGAGCGAGGCGCCTACGTGGGCCGCTCCGCCTTCGACGTGTACCAGGACCGGCCAGACCTCCTGGCCGCCACCCTGCGCGCCCAGGAGGGCCAGACCTTCACCCTGGAGGTGGAGATGGCGGGCTCCTACTTCATGACGGGCGTCTCGCCCGTCATCGGGCCAGACGGCCAGGTGATGAGCGTGGCGGGGGTGTCCCTGGACATCAGCGAGCGCCGGCGCGCCGAGGAGGTGCTGCGTCAGTCGGAGATGCGCTACCGGCTGGCCACGCTGGCGACCAGCGACGTCATCTACGACTGGGACCTGTCCACGGGGCGCATCGAATGGAGCGAGCTGGCCGCCGTGCAGTTCCGGTTGCCGCCGGACGACGCCCCGCATGACGTCACCTGGTGGACCGAGCACATCCACCCGGAGGACCGGGCGCGGGTGGCGCAGGACATCCAGGATGTCATCGACCGGGGCGCGGACCATTGGACGGACGAGTACCGCTTCCTGCGCGGGGATGGCACCTGGGCCGTCATCGCCGACCGGGGGCAGGTGGTCCGGGACGCCGAGGGCCACGCGGTGCGCATGGTGGGGGCCATGCAGGACATCACCGAGCGGCGGGCCACCGAACAGGAGGCGAAGCGGCGCGCGGAGTTCGAGCAGCTCCTCATCGGCATCGTCAGCCATGATTTGCGCAACCCGCTCTCCGCCATCAGCATGTCCGCCACCGCGCTGCTGCGGCGGGAGGGCCTGGATGAGCGGCTCCGCAAGGGCCTGGGCCGCATCCTCTCCAGCGCCGGGCGCGCCACGCGCCTGCTGAGGGATTTGCTCGACTTCACGCAGGCGCGGCTGGGCGGCGGCATCCCCATGGAGCCCCAGTGGCTGGACCTGCACGAACTGACGCGGCAGGTGGTGGACGAGGTCCGGCTCGCCCGCCCGGAGCGGACGCTGGTGCTGGAGTGCCGGGGCGACGGCTACGGGCAGTGGGACGCGGACCGGCTGGCGCAGGTCATCACCAACCTGGTCAACAACGCCCTCAGCTACAGCCCCGACCATTGCCCGGTGCGCATCCGCACCCACGGGCTGCGGGACGACGTGGTGCTGACCGTCCACAACGCGGGCGAGCCCATTGAACCGGAGCTGCGCGCCCGCCTCTTCGAGCCGATGAAGCGCGCCGAGCGGAAGTCCACGCGCGGCGGCCTGGGACTGGGGCTCTACATCGTGAAACACATCGTGGATGCGCACGGCGGCGCCGTCCGCGTCCACTCCACGGGGCAGGAGGGCACCACGTTCCAGGCCCGCCTGCCCCGCCGGCTCCCGCGGCCTGCGTGCCCGGACGTCGACGTCTCGTGA